A region from the Bactrocera dorsalis isolate Fly_Bdor chromosome 1, ASM2337382v1, whole genome shotgun sequence genome encodes:
- the LOC105222335 gene encoding 60S ribosomal protein L9 has translation MRTINSSQCVKIPKGIKASVKARIVKITGARGCLVRSFKHLALDMYMVDKRTLKVEKWFGAKKELASVRTVCSHIENMIKGVTYGFQYKMRAVYAHFPINCVTSENNTVIEIRNFLGEKYIRRVQMAPGVTVVNSTAQKDELIVEGNDIEAVSGSAALIQQSTTVKNKDIRKFLDGLYVSEKTTVVKKED, from the exons ATGAGGACAATCAACTCGAGTCAATGTGTTAAAATACCGAAGGGGATAAAAGCTTCGGTTAAAGCGCGTATAGTAAAAATAACTGGAGCTAGAGGTTGTTTAGTCCGAAGCTTTAAACATCTTGCTTTGGACATGTATATGGTCGATAAACGTACGTTGAAAGTAGAAAAATGGTTTGGAGCAAAAAAAGAGCTGGCGTCTGTACGTACTGTTTGCAGTCATATTGAAAACATGATTAAGG GTGTGACCTATggatttcaatataaaatgcgTGCAGTTTATGCTCATTTTCCGATAAACTGTGTAACTTCCGAAAACAATACTGTAATCGAGATACGGAATTTCCTTGGAGAAAAATATATTCGACGTGTTCAAATGGCTCCTGGGGTGACAGTAGTAAATTCTACTGCACAGAAGGATGAACTGATTGtagaaggtaatgacatagagGCTGTTTCTGGTTCAGCTGCCTTGATTCAACAGTCAACCACAGTTAAAAACAAGGACATCCGTAAATTTTTAGATGGCCTATATGTATCAGAAAAAACTACAGTTGTGAAAAAAGAggattaa